From a region of the Gemmatimonas aurantiaca genome:
- a CDS encoding L-threonylcarbamoyladenylate synthase: protein MRVVTVDPVHPDPSALAEAAALIRAGELVAFPTETVYGLGANALDADAVVRIYAAKGRPAWNPVIVHAANAAEARRHAATWPRSAERLAERCWPGPLTLVVPRAAHIPDVVAAGGETVALRVPAHPVALALIDAAGCPIAAPSANRFTRVSPTTAQHVVASLGDRVPLVLDGGPCTVGIESTVVDCGEDVVTILRPGMIGRETLEAALDGLGIVVRHATTPAVPHGEAMDTAMAAPTDSTAHMASHVPRSPGMADRHYAPRADVWLFTPAQREEVETALRERAETTVLDGLHPVIGLLRTITFGNSSVQAMVQTIAMPAAPMAYAQALYAALHEVDARGASLVLIEAPPDEPGWDGIRDRLTRASR from the coding sequence ATGCGTGTCGTCACCGTGGACCCCGTCCACCCGGATCCGTCAGCGCTCGCCGAAGCGGCCGCACTCATTCGCGCGGGAGAGCTGGTCGCGTTTCCCACGGAAACCGTCTACGGCCTCGGTGCGAATGCCCTCGATGCCGATGCGGTGGTGCGCATCTACGCCGCCAAAGGGCGACCGGCCTGGAATCCCGTCATCGTGCATGCCGCGAATGCCGCAGAGGCACGCCGCCATGCCGCGACCTGGCCCCGGAGTGCGGAGCGACTGGCGGAACGATGCTGGCCCGGCCCGCTCACGCTGGTGGTGCCCCGCGCAGCCCACATCCCGGACGTCGTGGCGGCCGGCGGAGAGACGGTGGCCCTGCGCGTGCCCGCGCACCCGGTGGCACTCGCGCTCATCGACGCCGCCGGCTGTCCCATTGCCGCCCCCAGCGCCAACCGGTTCACGCGCGTGAGTCCGACCACGGCGCAACATGTCGTGGCGTCACTGGGGGATCGTGTGCCCCTCGTGCTGGATGGCGGGCCCTGTACCGTGGGAATCGAAAGCACGGTCGTCGACTGCGGAGAGGACGTGGTCACCATTCTGCGTCCCGGCATGATCGGACGGGAAACCCTCGAAGCCGCGCTGGACGGACTGGGGATCGTGGTCCGCCATGCCACGACGCCGGCGGTGCCGCATGGAGAGGCCATGGATACGGCAATGGCTGCGCCCACGGACTCGACGGCGCACATGGCGTCTCACGTGCCGCGTTCACCGGGCATGGCCGATCGCCACTATGCACCGCGGGCCGATGTCTGGCTGTTCACGCCCGCGCAGCGCGAGGAAGTGGAAACGGCGCTGCGGGAACGTGCGGAGACCACGGTGCTCGATGGCCTGCATCCCGTGATCGGATTGTTGCGCACGATCACATTCGGGAACTCATCGGTGCAGGCCATGGTGCAGACCATCGCCATGCCCGCTGCGCCCATGGCGTACGCGCAGGCCCTCTATGCGGCATTGCACGAGGTCGATGCACGCGGTGCATCACTGGTGCTCATCGAAGCCCCACCCGACGAGCCTGGATGGGATGGGATCCGCGATCGGCTGACCCGCGCATCGCGCTGA
- a CDS encoding SDR family oxidoreductase — MNHPFAGLVVLITGASSGIGAELARQWAAAGARLALAARDEARLMQVADACRAAGADALVVVGDVGVEQDCRSLVERTVAHYGRLDVLVNNAGLGSSAPFDTITDLSIFETLMRVNYLGSVWCTAHALPHLRKTAGRIVAISSLTGLTGVPKRTAYGATKHAMAGFFDSLRIELEGSGVSVTVIYPGFVFSEINQRALSADGTPYGERAYKRKPGETMPTEECARLILRATARRDRDLVMTWRGKLGRLLKLISPRLVDRIARRAIETRQ, encoded by the coding sequence CGAGCGGGATCGGCGCGGAACTCGCGCGACAATGGGCCGCTGCCGGGGCGCGCCTGGCACTCGCGGCGCGAGACGAAGCACGTCTCATGCAGGTGGCCGACGCCTGTCGGGCGGCAGGAGCCGATGCGCTGGTGGTGGTGGGCGATGTGGGCGTGGAGCAGGATTGCCGATCCCTCGTGGAGCGCACGGTCGCCCACTACGGCCGCCTCGACGTGCTCGTGAACAACGCCGGGCTCGGATCGAGCGCGCCGTTCGACACCATCACCGATCTGTCGATCTTCGAGACACTGATGCGGGTGAACTACCTCGGCAGCGTCTGGTGCACGGCGCATGCCCTGCCGCACCTGCGCAAGACCGCCGGACGCATCGTGGCCATCTCGAGTCTCACGGGACTCACAGGAGTGCCGAAGCGCACGGCCTATGGCGCCACCAAACATGCAATGGCCGGTTTCTTCGATTCACTCCGCATCGAACTCGAAGGCAGCGGTGTCTCGGTGACGGTGATCTATCCGGGGTTCGTGTTCTCCGAGATCAATCAGCGCGCGTTGTCGGCCGATGGCACGCCATACGGCGAGCGCGCCTACAAACGCAAACCGGGCGAGACGATGCCCACCGAGGAATGCGCGCGCCTCATTCTGCGGGCCACCGCGCGTCGTGACCGCGATCTCGTCATGACGTGGCGCGGCAAGCTGGGTCGTCTGCTCAAGCTGATCTCTCCACGCCTGGTGGACCGCATCGCCAGACGCGCGATCGAAACACGGCAGTAG
- a CDS encoding enoyl-[acyl-carrier-protein] reductase — MLPIDLTGKRALVAGVADDNGFGWAIAKAFAEAGASVCVATWPPALNIFLNLLERGKIDESRQMADGSLLTFERIYPLDAVFDTLADAPEDIRENKRYKELGDFSIDGLAQRLVADFGAQPLDIVFHSLANGPEVKKPLLEVSRAGYLAASSASAYSLVSMVQRLGPLMRPSGSVCSLTYMASERAIPGYGGGMSSAKAQLESDTRVLAFEAGRKWGLRVNTISAGPYASRAASAIGIIQTMVQYCEVNSPLPQTLDAREVGTTAAFLASDLASGITGSTVYVDKGYHAMGMAVSMAPGAAPSGD; from the coding sequence ATGTTACCTATCGATCTGACTGGAAAGCGCGCCCTCGTTGCGGGGGTTGCCGACGACAACGGCTTCGGCTGGGCCATCGCCAAAGCATTTGCGGAAGCCGGAGCCAGTGTCTGCGTGGCCACCTGGCCGCCGGCGCTCAACATCTTCCTGAATCTCCTCGAACGCGGAAAAATCGACGAGTCGCGTCAGATGGCCGACGGTTCCCTGCTGACCTTCGAACGCATCTATCCTCTCGACGCCGTGTTCGACACGCTGGCCGATGCCCCCGAGGACATCCGGGAGAACAAGCGCTACAAGGAACTGGGCGACTTCTCCATCGACGGTCTCGCGCAACGCCTCGTGGCGGACTTCGGCGCGCAACCGCTCGATATCGTTTTTCACTCCCTGGCCAACGGTCCCGAAGTCAAGAAGCCGTTGCTGGAAGTGAGTCGGGCCGGGTATCTCGCCGCGTCCAGCGCGAGTGCGTATTCGCTGGTGTCGATGGTGCAGCGTCTCGGACCGCTGATGCGTCCCAGCGGCTCGGTGTGCTCCCTCACCTACATGGCCAGTGAGCGCGCCATTCCGGGTTACGGCGGCGGCATGTCGTCGGCCAAGGCGCAGCTCGAGAGCGATACCCGCGTGCTGGCGTTCGAAGCCGGTCGCAAGTGGGGTCTCCGCGTCAACACCATCTCCGCCGGTCCGTACGCCTCGCGTGCGGCCAGCGCCATCGGCATCATCCAGACGATGGTGCAGTACTGCGAAGTGAACTCCCCGCTGCCGCAGACCCTCGACGCGCGTGAGGTGGGCACCACGGCCGCCTTCCTGGCCAGCGATCTCGCCAGTGGCATCACGGGTTCCACGGTGTACGTCGACAAGGGATACCATGCCATGGGCATGGCCGTGTCGATGGCGCCCGGCGCCGCGCCATCCGGCGACTGA